In the Deltaproteobacteria bacterium genome, one interval contains:
- a CDS encoding 2-hydroxyglutaryl-CoA dehydratase: MYFAGIDIGSMTTETVVLDEKGDMVSSRISLTGANSRLAGEGSFHQALTEAGLALDQIRYIVATGYGRVSAPFAQKTLTEITCHGRGAHYLFPETRMVIDVGGQDSKVIKLGADGSILNFVMNDKCAAGTGRFLDVMAQALQIKIEAMGPLSLKALQEIPISSMCTIFAESEVISLVAQGKPTEDIINGIHRAIGYRLTGMLDQVGIEPEVTMTGGVAKNSGMVHKIQEKIGFRINIPDEPQIVGALGAALIARDLFGQGK; encoded by the coding sequence ATGTATTTTGCAGGTATTGACATAGGCTCCATGACTACGGAGACCGTTGTCCTGGATGAGAAGGGGGATATGGTTTCCAGCCGTATTTCCCTGACCGGAGCCAACAGTCGTCTGGCCGGGGAGGGCTCTTTTCATCAGGCCCTGACTGAGGCCGGCCTTGCCCTGGATCAGATCCGGTATATCGTGGCCACCGGTTATGGCCGGGTCAGCGCCCCCTTTGCCCAGAAGACCCTGACCGAAATTACCTGTCATGGCCGGGGAGCCCACTATCTTTTCCCTGAAACCCGGATGGTCATCGATGTAGGCGGTCAGGACAGCAAGGTGATTAAACTGGGGGCCGATGGCAGCATCCTCAATTTCGTCATGAACGATAAGTGCGCGGCCGGGACCGGTCGGTTTTTGGATGTCATGGCCCAGGCCCTGCAAATAAAGATCGAGGCCATGGGCCCCCTCTCTTTAAAGGCCCTTCAGGAAATTCCCATCAGCAGCATGTGTACTATCTTTGCCGAGTCGGAGGTCATCTCCCTGGTGGCCCAGGGCAAACCGACTGAGGATATCATCAATGGGATTCACCGGGCCATCGGCTATCGCCTGACCGGGATGTTGGACCAGGTAGGTATTGAGCCGGAGGTAACCATGACCGGCGGGGTGGCCAAAAACAGCGGTATGGTCCATAAAATCCAGGAGAAAATCGGCTTCAGGATCAATATACCGGACGAACCCCAGATCGTGGGGGCCCTGGGCGCCGCGCTCATCGCCCGGGATTTATTCGGCCAGGGGAAATAA
- the gcvH gene encoding glycine cleavage system protein GcvH has protein sequence MASFHIPEDLKYTKEHEWVKIQDGLAWVGISDYAQQQMGDITFVDLPETGRRVESMGELLTIESVKVAAEVYAPLAGVVAETNSELADHPEWVNQDCYGRGWLVKLKEINPAELEKLMDSSTYQVFLTEGA, from the coding sequence ATGGCGTCCTTTCACATCCCGGAAGATCTGAAATACACAAAAGAGCATGAGTGGGTAAAAATCCAAGACGGCCTGGCCTGGGTGGGGATTAGCGACTACGCCCAGCAGCAGATGGGGGACATCACCTTTGTCGACCTTCCGGAGACCGGCCGTCGGGTCGAGTCGATGGGTGAATTATTGACCATTGAATCCGTCAAGGTGGCGGCCGAGGTCTATGCCCCTTTGGCCGGTGTGGTGGCCGAAACGAATTCGGAATTAGCGGACCATCCGGAATGGGTCAACCAGGACTGTTACGGCCGGGGTTGGCTGGTCAAACTCAAAGAGATCAATCCGGCTGAGTTAGAAAAGCTTATGGACAGCAGCACCTATCAGGTCTTTTTGACCGAAGGGGCCTAA
- a CDS encoding tautomerase family protein, which produces MPHVIIKLHPGRTEEQKKRLAEAITRDVMEIAQCPEKTVSVAFEEIGPDDWAEKVYRPDILNNEANLYKKPGYNPFQ; this is translated from the coding sequence ATGCCCCATGTCATTATTAAACTGCATCCGGGAAGGACAGAAGAACAGAAAAAACGCCTGGCCGAGGCGATAACCAGGGATGTCATGGAAATCGCCCAATGCCCGGAAAAGACCGTTTCCGTGGCATTTGAAGAGATTGGGCCCGATGATTGGGCTGAAAAGGTCTACCGGCCGGATATCCTGAATAACGAGGCCAATCTCTATAAAAAGCCGGGTTATAATCCTTTTCAGTAA
- the gcvPA gene encoding aminomethyl-transferring glycine dehydrogenase subunit GcvPA, with protein MDFTPHTDQDRAEMLKALGLQSIEQLFEVIPQSLKTRTWDLSAPLSEMEVTDHIRRLADMNAHGLTCFLGGGFYDHFIPAAVDALIRRAEFYTVYTPYQAEISQGTLQAIFEYQSAVCRLYGLDAANASLYDGGTALFEAGLMAIRKTGRKRLLVCTSVNPIYRVMLRSYMANLNIDLVEKELLDLNELSDLMNPQTAGIILQNPDFFGRVHDLSAHCALAKEQGTLAVISSYPVALGVVKTPGEMGADIATGEGQSLGLPLSFGGPYLGIMAVRQELVRSMPGRIVGRTLDGQGRTGYCLTLQTREQHIRREKATSNICTNQALCAVAALIYLCLLGKNGLVELAGMNMAKAAYARKRLTAIPGVELVDRGPWFNEFRLRLPLDAGVVVSRLIDKGFSPGLPLGRYYPEQGNHLLIAVTEKRNKEEIGRFAEALEAVL; from the coding sequence ATGGACTTTACCCCCCACACCGATCAGGACCGGGCCGAGATGCTCAAGGCCCTGGGGCTCCAGTCGATAGAACAGCTCTTTGAGGTCATCCCCCAATCCCTCAAGACCAGGACCTGGGACCTGTCCGCCCCCTTGAGCGAGATGGAGGTTACCGACCACATACGGCGTCTGGCCGACATGAACGCCCATGGTCTGACCTGCTTTCTGGGAGGTGGCTTCTACGACCATTTCATCCCGGCCGCTGTAGATGCCCTGATCCGGCGGGCCGAGTTTTACACCGTCTACACCCCTTACCAGGCCGAGATCTCACAAGGGACCTTACAGGCCATCTTTGAATATCAATCCGCGGTATGCCGCCTCTACGGCCTGGATGCGGCCAATGCCTCACTCTATGACGGCGGCACGGCCCTGTTCGAGGCCGGCCTCATGGCCATCCGTAAGACCGGACGGAAAAGGCTTTTGGTCTGCACTTCCGTCAACCCCATTTACCGGGTCATGCTCAGATCCTACATGGCCAACCTGAACATCGACCTGGTCGAAAAAGAGCTGTTGGATTTAAACGAGCTGTCCGATCTGATGAATCCCCAAACCGCCGGGATCATCCTGCAAAATCCTGATTTCTTCGGCCGGGTCCACGACCTCAGCGCCCATTGTGCCCTGGCTAAGGAGCAGGGGACCCTGGCCGTCATCAGTTCTTATCCGGTGGCCCTGGGTGTTGTCAAGACGCCCGGTGAAATGGGGGCGGACATCGCCACCGGAGAAGGACAGTCTTTGGGTTTGCCCCTGTCTTTTGGCGGACCTTACCTGGGCATTATGGCCGTGCGCCAGGAACTGGTCCGGTCTATGCCCGGACGGATAGTCGGCCGGACCCTGGATGGTCAGGGCCGGACCGGTTACTGCCTGACCCTGCAGACCCGGGAGCAGCACATCCGCCGGGAAAAGGCCACGAGTAACATCTGCACCAATCAGGCCTTATGTGCCGTGGCCGCCCTGATTTACCTTTGTCTCCTGGGTAAAAACGGTCTGGTTGAGCTGGCCGGGATGAACATGGCCAAGGCCGCTTATGCCCGAAAACGGTTGACCGCCATCCCCGGTGTGGAATTGGTGGACCGGGGGCCCTGGTTCAACGAATTTCGTCTGCGGCTTCCTCTGGATGCCGGGGTAGTGGTCAGTCGTCTGATTGATAAGGGGTTTTCTCCCGGCCTTCCCTTAGGGCGTTATTATCCCGAACAGGGTAACCATCTCCTGATAGCGGTAACGGAAAAACGCAATAAAGAAGAGATCGGCCGTTTTGCCGAAGCCCTGGAGGCCGTGCTATGA
- the gcvPB gene encoding aminomethyl-transferring glycine dehydrogenase subunit GcvPB translates to MKTIFQKSRPDRRAVIFPRERVPMESFEESRLPEALTRKKPAALPEMAEVDVVRHFTNLSRLNFGVDVGPYPLGSCTMKYNPKFTEELARLPGFALLHPLLPQLRRGGLLTQGALQVLYEMEQHLCRITGMEAFTMQPLAGSHGELTGMMLIAAYHRDRGNKKSVVLIPGSAHGTNPASAAIAGYEVVTVPTEKGIMHPGAFEAMLDQQVAGVMMTNPNTLGLFNPYVKQIAEAAHSVDALMYYDGANLNAILGQAKPADLGFDIVHLNLHKTFGTPHGGGGPGSGPVGVVEKLENYLPVSRVVQRADGTFFLDYDRPKSIGYIAPFYGNFGVILKAYAYILALGGSGLKKVAEDAVLAANYLRVKLSAHWQPAIDGPCMHEVVFTVADKAEQYGVRAIDVAKALIDEGFHPPTIYFPQVVKEALMIEPTETENKENLDAFVAAMERIALAAEQDPVSLQTAPHTMPVGRLDEVLAARKPDLVEKE, encoded by the coding sequence ATGAAGACCATTTTCCAAAAAAGCCGGCCGGACCGCCGGGCCGTGATATTCCCCCGGGAGCGTGTGCCCATGGAATCCTTTGAAGAGAGCCGGCTCCCTGAAGCGTTGACCCGGAAAAAACCGGCGGCCCTGCCGGAGATGGCCGAGGTCGACGTGGTCCGCCACTTCACCAATCTTTCCCGCCTGAATTTTGGAGTGGATGTGGGGCCTTATCCCCTGGGGTCCTGTACTATGAAATATAATCCCAAATTCACTGAAGAGCTGGCCCGTTTGCCCGGCTTTGCCTTGCTCCATCCCTTGCTGCCCCAGTTAAGAAGGGGCGGCCTGCTTACCCAGGGGGCGTTGCAGGTTCTCTATGAGATGGAACAGCATCTCTGCCGGATCACCGGCATGGAGGCCTTTACCATGCAGCCTCTGGCCGGCTCCCATGGCGAATTAACCGGGATGATGCTCATAGCCGCCTATCATCGGGATCGGGGAAATAAGAAATCCGTGGTCCTGATCCCGGGCTCGGCCCATGGCACCAATCCGGCCAGCGCGGCCATAGCCGGTTATGAGGTGGTCACCGTGCCCACGGAAAAGGGGATCATGCACCCCGGGGCCTTTGAAGCCATGCTGGACCAACAGGTGGCCGGGGTGATGATGACCAATCCCAATACTCTGGGCTTGTTCAATCCTTATGTGAAACAGATAGCCGAGGCGGCCCATTCGGTCGACGCCCTCATGTATTATGACGGGGCCAACCTGAATGCCATCCTGGGCCAGGCCAAACCGGCTGATCTGGGTTTCGATATTGTCCACCTGAATCTGCACAAAACCTTCGGAACCCCCCACGGCGGAGGAGGACCGGGGAGCGGCCCGGTGGGCGTGGTGGAGAAATTGGAGAACTATCTGCCTGTCTCCCGGGTGGTCCAGCGGGCCGACGGCACCTTTTTCTTAGACTATGACCGTCCGAAATCCATTGGCTATATCGCGCCCTTTTATGGAAACTTCGGGGTTATCCTCAAGGCCTATGCCTATATCCTGGCCCTGGGCGGTTCCGGGCTTAAAAAGGTGGCCGAGGATGCGGTTCTGGCCGCCAACTACCTGCGGGTAAAGCTTTCCGCCCATTGGCAACCGGCCATCGATGGACCCTGCATGCACGAAGTGGTTTTTACCGTGGCCGACAAGGCCGAACAATACGGTGTCCGGGCCATAGACGTGGCCAAGGCCCTGATCGATGAAGGTTTTCATCCCCCGACGATCTACTTTCCCCAGGTGGTCAAGGAGGCCTTGATGATCGAACCTACGGAGACCGAAAACAAGGAAAACCTGGACGCCTTTGTGGCGGCCATGGAGCGCATTGCTTTGGCTGCCGAACAAGATCCGGTCTCTTTGCAGACCGCACCCCACACCATGCCGGTCGGGCGTTTGGACGAGGTCCTGGCGGCCCGCAAACCGGACCTGGTTGAAAAGGAATAG
- a CDS encoding TetR family transcriptional regulator C-terminal domain-containing protein — MDAKSRILKAGAKIVLQKGFFDTGLAEVLEAARVPKGSFYFHFKNKEDFGLQLIEYFAQALKAKADLFYQDENLSQVEKIRRIFKWQADSFRKNGFKGGCPIGNLALEMGDRNPDFRKKLNQVFSDMKKELAFHLEEARKSGEIPEAIDINEATDFIISSWEGALMQMKVSKSTTPHEVFDRMIFGRFLRPSKLIEKIPERNLKTINY; from the coding sequence ATGGATGCCAAATCACGAATCCTGAAAGCCGGCGCCAAGATCGTCCTTCAAAAGGGTTTTTTCGACACCGGTCTGGCCGAGGTACTTGAGGCGGCCAGGGTCCCGAAAGGATCCTTTTATTTCCACTTCAAAAACAAGGAGGACTTCGGCCTGCAGCTTATTGAGTATTTTGCCCAGGCTTTAAAGGCCAAGGCCGATTTATTTTATCAGGATGAGAACCTCTCCCAGGTTGAAAAAATCAGAAGGATCTTTAAATGGCAGGCCGATTCATTCCGCAAAAACGGTTTTAAAGGCGGATGTCCTATCGGGAATCTGGCTTTGGAAATGGGGGATCGCAATCCCGATTTCCGGAAAAAACTGAACCAGGTTTTTTCTGACATGAAAAAAGAACTGGCTTTTCATCTGGAGGAGGCCAGGAAATCAGGCGAGATTCCAGAGGCGATTGATATTAATGAGGCCACGGATTTCATTATCAGCAGTTGGGAGGGCGCGTTGATGCAGATGAAGGTCTCGAAAAGCACCACTCCCCACGAGGTCTTCGACCGGATGATCTTCGGCCGGTTTTTACGGCCCAGTAAACTTATAGAGAAAATACCGGAGCGGAATTTAAAAACCATTAACTACTGA
- a CDS encoding nitronate monooxygenase, translated as MFKTRMTELFGIEYPIQCGTMQALSRAELVAAVANAGALACLPAATFPTRQELLDEIKKTRDMTDKPFGVNVSLFPALMPSPPEEMIQTVIDSGVKILETAGRNPEPYRQQIAEAGLVHFHKCARVRDAAKVARLGLAAVSIVGTECGGHPSMEKVTTLILIPKAADQVDIPLIAGGGFCDGRSLVAALALGADGVNMGTRFIATQECPAHPAFKERIIKSQEAETVLVMESLMNPARVLKTPWSEKIIEMERQGATLEELMPMISGQVSRKGWSEGNLNEGMYPAGQVIGRIEDIPTVADLIKRTMAEAMEARARLDKMA; from the coding sequence ATGTTTAAGACGAGAATGACGGAGTTATTCGGGATCGAGTATCCGATTCAATGTGGGACGATGCAGGCCTTGAGCCGGGCCGAATTGGTGGCCGCTGTGGCCAACGCCGGGGCCTTGGCCTGTCTGCCTGCCGCCACTTTCCCGACACGGCAGGAGCTGCTCGACGAGATCAAAAAGACCCGGGATATGACCGACAAGCCCTTCGGGGTGAATGTTTCCCTATTCCCGGCCTTGATGCCCTCCCCGCCTGAAGAGATGATTCAAACCGTCATCGATTCCGGGGTAAAGATCCTGGAAACGGCCGGACGCAACCCGGAACCTTATCGGCAGCAGATCGCCGAGGCCGGCCTGGTCCATTTTCACAAATGCGCCAGGGTGCGAGATGCAGCCAAAGTGGCCCGCCTGGGTCTGGCGGCCGTTTCTATCGTCGGGACGGAATGCGGCGGACACCCCAGCATGGAAAAAGTAACCACCCTGATCCTGATCCCCAAGGCCGCGGACCAGGTCGATATCCCTTTGATCGCCGGCGGCGGCTTCTGTGACGGCCGTTCCCTGGTTGCGGCCCTGGCCCTGGGTGCCGACGGGGTCAACATGGGTACCCGGTTTATCGCTACCCAGGAATGTCCGGCCCATCCGGCCTTCAAAGAGAGGATCATCAAATCCCAGGAAGCGGAGACCGTACTGGTCATGGAATCGTTGATGAACCCGGCCCGGGTTTTGAAAACCCCCTGGTCGGAAAAAATCATTGAAATGGAACGCCAGGGCGCCACCCTGGAAGAGTTGATGCCCATGATCAGCGGCCAGGTAAGCCGCAAAGGCTGGTCGGAGGGTAACCTGAATGAAGGCATGTATCCGGCCGGTCAGGTCATCGGCCGGATCGAAGACATTCCAACGGTGGCCGATCTGATTAAGCGGACCATGGCTGAGGCCATGGAAGCCAGGGCGCGTCTGGACAAAATGGCCTAA
- a CDS encoding VTT domain-containing protein, producing MTQLTEILIRHGYLVLFLAVLGEQLALPLPAGLFLFAAGALAGEGQLNLAVAFFLAVLACLLSDNLWYQVGRRKGRSVLPYLCRISLNPDSCLRRTQNIFARYGAKALLVVKFFPGVNPIAAPLSGILQMRPYRFVLFDSLGAFIWIGLFMGLGYLLSNQIEEWTAYASRIGVFLWVVLIGLIGYIAWKVAQRHRFLNRLRMARITPEELKRKIDAAEDLLIIDVRSSLEFEADPQRIPGALYLPLEELLKNPPEFPRAREVILYCDCPNEASSAQAAFMLKKKGLKNVRPLAGGFMAWRQRDYPLESGTPLNNSGLFPLAE from the coding sequence GTGACCCAACTTACTGAAATTTTAATCCGTCATGGCTACCTGGTACTATTTTTGGCGGTTCTTGGCGAACAGCTCGCTTTGCCCCTGCCGGCAGGACTTTTTTTGTTTGCCGCAGGGGCCTTGGCCGGTGAAGGGCAATTGAATTTGGCCGTCGCCTTTTTCCTGGCAGTCCTTGCCTGTTTGCTGAGCGACAATCTCTGGTATCAGGTAGGTCGCCGCAAAGGTAGATCCGTTTTACCTTACCTCTGCCGTATTTCTCTTAACCCCGATTCCTGCCTTCGCCGTACCCAGAATATTTTTGCCCGCTATGGGGCCAAGGCCTTACTGGTGGTCAAATTCTTTCCCGGGGTGAACCCCATCGCCGCGCCCTTATCGGGGATCCTGCAGATGAGGCCCTACCGGTTTGTCTTATTCGACAGCCTGGGGGCCTTTATCTGGATAGGCCTGTTCATGGGTCTCGGCTATCTGCTCAGTAACCAAATTGAAGAATGGACGGCTTATGCCTCGCGGATAGGGGTTTTTTTATGGGTGGTTCTGATCGGTCTGATCGGTTATATCGCCTGGAAGGTTGCTCAACGGCACCGATTTTTAAATCGGTTGCGCATGGCCCGCATTACTCCGGAAGAACTGAAGCGAAAGATCGATGCTGCTGAAGACCTTTTAATCATCGATGTGCGGTCTTCCCTGGAATTTGAAGCCGATCCGCAAAGGATTCCCGGTGCCCTCTACCTGCCTTTGGAAGAGCTGCTGAAAAATCCTCCTGAATTTCCCAGGGCCAGGGAGGTTATCCTGTACTGTGACTGTCCCAATGAAGCCTCCAGCGCCCAGGCGGCCTTTATGCTGAAGAAAAAAGGACTGAAGAACGTCCGGCCTCTGGCCGGCGGTTTCATGGCCTGGCGGCAGCGGGATTATCCGCTGGAATCGGGAACACCATTAAATAATTCAGGATTATTTCCCCTGGCCGAATAA
- the gcvT gene encoding glycine cleavage system aminomethyltransferase GcvT: MAQHTPLFAWHEGHGGRMVEFAGWDLPVYYPSGIIKEHLACRKFGALFDISHLGRFLIKGSGALSLLLQVLTNDASRLKPGEAQYTFFSDDQGHPLDDAYLFQFKPREYLLVVNGANRVDDGKILTHFAGPEVSLQDVTFDLAMVAVQGPLSEAILRPLLNDGLPSVGWGRTSVALWQNMEMWVARTGYTGEPKGFELILPAAQALAFWEALCEAGAPLGMMACGLGARDTLRLEAGLPLYGHELLRERPILSLPLALQGVDLNSERGDFRGREALLAQMKDLTSDVPELVPRWIMAVAAEERAMIREGSTVMAQEREAGVMTSGTMVPAWKFADHGPGNDTFTRAIGLAYLDRDLVPGQEVIINYRNRLIPGRVVEGFVQRVGVYLKALSL, translated from the coding sequence TTGGCCCAGCACACTCCCCTTTTTGCATGGCATGAAGGGCACGGCGGTCGGATGGTCGAATTCGCCGGATGGGACCTGCCGGTTTATTACCCCTCCGGCATCATTAAGGAGCACCTGGCCTGCCGAAAATTCGGGGCCCTTTTTGATATCAGCCACCTGGGCCGTTTTCTGATCAAAGGGTCCGGGGCCTTATCCCTGTTGCTCCAGGTCTTAACCAACGATGCCTCAAGGCTGAAACCCGGTGAGGCCCAATATACTTTTTTTTCCGATGACCAGGGTCATCCATTAGATGACGCCTACCTGTTTCAATTTAAACCCCGGGAATATCTGCTGGTGGTCAACGGGGCCAACCGGGTGGATGATGGGAAGATCCTAACCCATTTTGCCGGCCCTGAGGTCAGTCTTCAGGACGTAACCTTTGATCTGGCCATGGTGGCCGTGCAAGGTCCTCTGAGTGAGGCCATTTTGCGCCCCCTTCTGAACGACGGTCTGCCTTCGGTCGGGTGGGGGAGGACCTCGGTGGCCCTCTGGCAGAACATGGAAATGTGGGTTGCCCGCACCGGCTACACCGGTGAACCCAAGGGTTTTGAGTTAATCCTCCCCGCCGCTCAAGCCCTGGCCTTTTGGGAGGCCTTATGCGAGGCCGGCGCACCCCTGGGCATGATGGCCTGCGGCCTGGGTGCCCGGGACACCTTGCGTCTGGAGGCCGGGCTGCCCCTCTATGGGCATGAACTCCTCCGGGAACGTCCGATTCTGTCCCTGCCCCTGGCCCTGCAGGGAGTGGATCTCAATTCGGAGCGAGGAGATTTCCGAGGCCGGGAGGCCCTTTTAGCCCAGATGAAGGATCTGACTTCCGATGTTCCTGAACTGGTCCCCCGATGGATCATGGCCGTGGCGGCCGAGGAGAGGGCCATGATCCGTGAAGGCTCGACGGTTATGGCGCAGGAAAGAGAAGCCGGGGTAATGACCAGCGGGACCATGGTCCCGGCCTGGAAATTTGCCGACCATGGCCCGGGCAATGATACCTTTACCCGGGCCATCGGCCTGGCCTATCTGGACCGGGATCTGGTCCCCGGGCAGGAAGTGATCATAAACTATCGGAACCGTCTTATACCAGGCCGTGTTGTTGAAGGCTTTGTTCAACGGGTGGGGGTTTATCTTAAAGCGTTATCTCTTTAG
- a CDS encoding crotonase/enoyl-CoA hydratase family protein — MSERVVYTIEDGVADVRLNRPEKMNALDPAMFEAITATGKELAANKAIRAVVLSGEGKAFSAGLDFMSFQAMAKTDREKLNRDLFKAEPDNPANYAQQPAFVWHWFPVPVIAAVHGVAFGGGLQVALGADIRIVAPDAKLSVMEIKWGLVPDMGGTQLLRHLVRLDVLKELTYSGRVVSGTEAVALGLATRVNENPYEEAMKLAREIASKSPDAIRADKKLLNAAWLVTVAEGLKMEADLQQTVIGKPNQVEAVLSNMEKRTPQFKD; from the coding sequence ATGTCAGAGCGTGTTGTTTATACCATTGAGGATGGGGTGGCCGATGTCCGTTTGAATCGTCCGGAGAAGATGAATGCCCTTGATCCGGCCATGTTCGAGGCCATAACCGCTACGGGAAAGGAGCTGGCCGCCAACAAAGCCATTCGGGCGGTAGTATTGTCCGGAGAAGGGAAGGCCTTTAGCGCCGGCTTGGATTTTATGAGTTTTCAGGCCATGGCCAAAACAGACCGGGAGAAGCTGAACCGCGATCTATTTAAGGCGGAGCCGGATAATCCAGCGAACTATGCCCAGCAGCCGGCCTTTGTCTGGCATTGGTTTCCGGTTCCGGTTATTGCCGCCGTTCATGGGGTAGCCTTCGGCGGCGGGCTCCAGGTGGCCCTGGGAGCTGATATTCGTATCGTCGCACCGGATGCCAAACTGTCGGTGATGGAGATCAAATGGGGATTGGTCCCGGACATGGGCGGCACCCAATTGCTGCGCCATCTGGTCCGGCTGGATGTGCTCAAGGAACTGACCTACAGCGGACGGGTCGTTTCCGGGACGGAGGCCGTGGCCCTCGGTCTGGCCACCCGGGTGAATGAAAATCCCTACGAAGAGGCCATGAAACTGGCCCGGGAAATCGCTTCCAAGTCCCCGGATGCCATACGGGCCGACAAGAAACTGTTGAACGCCGCCTGGCTGGTCACCGTGGCCGAAGGGTTGAAAATGGAGGCCGACCTTCAGCAGACCGTTATCGGCAAACCCAACCAGGTAGAGGCGGTGCTATCCAATATGGAAAAACGGACTCCTCAATTCAAGGATTAA